From Vitis vinifera cultivar Pinot Noir 40024 chromosome 3, ASM3070453v1, the proteins below share one genomic window:
- the LOC100262258 gene encoding DEAD-box ATP-dependent RNA helicase 42, which yields MEKSRREDSDLKKSHRDRDRNGERHRERERDKEKKEHRESRRSEREKSSDDKHREKERDKHRDKRDKERTRSSRDDERDRARERTKDREKERDRDHEGRDAEREKERERDKESRERAREKEREDREREREREKEREREKAREREREKEREREKEREREREREREKRDREREDREREKERDRERLREREKRREPDRNDSSDGDDVRDRDRKRRRRDDDYKDRERDRSGRSNRHRDEGEDSPRKKSDDDDLDKKERRTREEDLEEEQRKLDEEMEKRRRRVQEWQELKRKREESEREKLGEAANADEPKSGKTWTLEGESDDEDVAPTGNSETDLNMDEDAKPTDNEVGDGMAIDSQNGTSASTLQNGDEGADGDEEIDPLDAFMNSMVLPEVEKLNNAAVSPTSNAVVPSEDSDSDYGDLENNEDPLEEEDDDEFMKRVKKTKAERLSIVDHSKIDYKPFRKNFYIEVKESARMTPEEIAAYRKQLELKIHGKDVPKPVKTWHQTGLTTKILDTIKKLNYERPMPIQAQALPIIMSGRDCIGIAKTGSGKTLAFVLPMLRHIKDQPPVMPGDGPIGLIMAPTRELVQQIHSDIKKFAKVVGISCVPVYGGSGVAQQISELKRGAEVVVCTPGRMIDILCTSGGKITNLRRVTYLVMDEADRMFDMGFEPQITRIVQNTRPDRQTVLFSATFPRQVEILARRVLNKPVEIQVGGRSVVNKDISQLVEVRPESERFFRLLELLGEWYEKGKILIFVHSQEKCDSLFRDLLKHGYPCLSLHGAKDQTDRESTISDFKSNVCNLLIATSVAARGLDVKELELVINFDVPNHYEDYVHRVGRTGRAGRKGSAITFISDDDARYAPDLVKALELSEQVVPDDLKALADGFMAKVNQGLEQAHGTGYGGSGFKFNEEEDEVRRAAKKAQAKEYGFEEDKSDSDDEDEGVRKAGGDISQQAALAQIAAIAAASKVGAVSMPSTVPAAQLLPNGGLPVSLSGVLGLTIPGSVAAAVPGSVLPMTPNDGAARAAALAAAINLQHNLAKIQADAMPEHYEAELEINDFPQNARWRVTHKDTLIPISEWTGAAITTRGQYYTTGKVPGPGERKLYLFIEGPTEQSVKRAKAELKRVLEDFTIQAISNPSAVQPGKYSVVK from the coding sequence ATGGAGAAATCTAGAAGGGAAGATTCAGATTTGAAGAAGAGTCACCGGGATCGGGATCGGAATGGAGAGAGACacagggagagggagagagacaAGGAGAAGAAAGAGCACCGGGAGAGTCGGCGCTCGGAGAGAGAGAAGAGTAGTGATGACAAGCATAGGGAGAAGGAGAGGGATAAGCACAGGGATAAGCGGGACAAGGAACGAACAAGGAGCAGCCGGGATGATGAACGAGATAGAGCGAGAGAAAGAACCAAGGACAGAGAAAAGGAGAGGGACAGGGACCATGAAGGTCGAGATGCTGAaagagagaaggagagagagagggataAGGAGAGCAGAGAGAGGGCAAGGGAGAAAGAACGTGAGGATAGAGAGAGGGAGCGAGAACGAGAGAAggaaagagagagggagaaggcaagggagagggagagggagaaggagagggaaagagagaaggagagggagagagagagagaaagagaaagagagaagagagataGGGAGAGGgaagatagagagagagagaaggaaagagatagagagaggTTACGGGAAAGGGAAAAGCGTCGGGAGCCTGATAGGAATGATAGTAGTGATGGTGATGATGTCAGAGACCGTGATAGAAAGCGGCGCAGGAGAGATGATGATTACAAGGATAGAGAGCGTGATCGGAGTGGCAGGTCTAACAGGCACAGAGATGAAGGTGAAGACAGCCCTAGAAAGAAGAGCGATGATGATGATTTGGataagaaagagagaagaacTCGAGAAGAAGATTTAGAGGAAGAACAACGGAAACTGGATGAGGAAATGGAAAAACGGAGGAGAAGAGTTCAGGAGTGGCAAGAATTAAAGAGAAAGAGGGAAGAATCTGAGAGAGAAAAGCTGGGAGAGGCTGCGAATGCTGATGAGCCCAAGTCTGGCAAGACCTGGACCCTAGAAGGAGAATCTGATGATGAAGATGTTGCCCCAACTGGCAATTCTGAGACAGATTTGAACATGGATGAAGATGCCAAGCCCACTGATAATGAAGTTGGAGATGGTATGGCAATAGATTCTCAAAATGGAACTTCTGCATCCACTCTGCAGAATGGGGATGAAGGTGCTGATGGAGATGAGGAAATTGATCCATTAGATGCTTTCATGAATTCTATGGTGTTGCCTGAAGTAGAGAAGCTAAACAATGCTGCAGTTTCTCCAACTAGCAATGCTGTGGTTCCCAGTGAAGATTCTGATTCAGACTATGGTGACCTTGAAAACAATGAAGATCCTTTggaggaagaagatgatgatgagttCATGAAAAGGGTGAAAAAGACAAAGGCTGAGAGACTAtcaattgttgaccactcaaaAATAGATTATAAACCATTCCGGAAAAATTTCTATATTGAAGTAAAGGAGAGTGCAAGGATGACTCCTGAAGAGATTGCTGCTTACAGGAAACAGTTGGAATTGAAGATACATGGCAAGGATGTGCCAAAGCCGGTGAAAACCTGGCACCAGACTGGGCTGACAACTAAAATCTTAGACACCATAAAAAAGCTTAACTATGAAAGACCAATGCCAATTCAAGCTCAGGCACTTCCAATAATTATGAGTGGTCGAGACTGCATAGGTATTGCAAAGACTGGCTCTGGTAAAACCCTAGCATTTGTGTTGCCAATGTTGAGGCATATCAAGGACCAGCCACCTGTGATGCCTGGAGATGGGCCTATTGGCCTTATAATGGCACCTACAAGGGAGCTTGTCCAGCAGATCCATAGTGACATCAAGAAATTTGCCAAAGTAGTGGGTATTAGCTGTGTGCCTGTGTATGGGGGTTCTGGTGTTGCACAACAAATTAGTGAATTAAAGCGGGGGGCTGAGGTTGTTGTCTGCACTCCAGGGAGAATGATTGATATACTTTGTACAAGTGGCggaaaaattacaaatttgcGTAGGGTGACATATTTGGTCATGGATGAAGCTGATCGAATGTTCGACATGGGTTTTGAACCTCAGATCACTAGAATTGTTCAAAATACTCGACCTGACCGTCAAACTGTGCTATTCTCTGCCACTTTCCCTCGTCAGGTTGAAATTTTGGCCCGTAGAGTGTTGAACAAACCTGTGGAAATACAGGTTGGTGGGAGAAGTGTTGTGAATAAGGACATAAGCCAGTTGGTCGAGGTGAGACCTGAAAGTGAAAGGTTCTTCAGACTGTTAGAACTACTAGGAGAATggtatgaaaaaggaaaaattttgatatttgttcACTCGCAGGAAAAATGTGATTCTCTGTTCAGGGATTTGCTTAAGCATGGTTATCCTTGCCTCTCACTTCATGGAGCTAAGGATCAGACAGACCGTGAATCCACCATTTCTGATTTCAAGAGTAATGTATGCAATTTGTTGATTGCAACAAGTGTTGCTGCCAGGGGTTTAGATGTGAAGGAGTTAGAGTTGGTAATTAATTTTGATGTTCCAAACCATTATGAAGACTATGTTCATCGTGTTGGTCGGACAGGTAGAGCTGGCCGGAAAGGCTCTGCTATCACATTTATCTCTGATGACGATGCAAGATATGCACCAGATCTAGTGAAAGCCTTGGAGCTCTCTGAGCAAGTTGTTCCTGATGACCTGAAAGCTCTTGCGGATGGTTTTATGGCAAAAGTGAATCAGGGACTTGAGCAAGCCCATGGGACTGGGTATGGTGGAAGTGGttttaaatttaatgaagaGGAGGATGAAGTCAGGAGAGCAGCAAAGAAAGCTCAGGCAAAAGAATATGGCTTTGAGGAAGACAAGTCAGACTcagatgatgaagatgaagggGTCCGAAAGGCAGGTGGTGACATCTCACAGCAAGCTGCCCTTGCTCAAATAGCTGCTATTGCTGCTGCCTCCAAAGTTGGTGCCGTTTCAATGCCAAGCACTGTTCCAGCTGCTCAACTGCTTCCAAATGGTGGGCTCCCTGTATCTCTGTCAGGTGTCCTTGGTTTGACAATACCAGGCTCTGTAGCAGCAGCTGTGCCGGGGTCTGTGCTGCCAATGACCCCTAATGATGGGGCAGCTCGGGCAGCAGCCTTGGCTGCTGCCATCAACTTGCAACACAACCTTGCAAAGATTCAAGCTGATGCAATGCCTGAACATTATGAAGCTGAGTTGGAGATTAATGATTTCCCCCAGAATGCTAGATGGAGGGTGACCCACAAAGATACTTTGATTCCAATTTCAGAATGGACCGGAGCTGCCATTACCACAAGGGGGCAGTACTATACAACAGGTAAGGTCCCAGGACCAGGAGAGCGCAAGCTCTACTTGTTCATTGAGGGCCCTACTGAACAATCTGTCAAGAGAGCAAAAGCAGAACTAAAACGTGTCTTGGAGGACTTCACAATTCAGGCTATTTCAAATCCTAGTGCAGTCCAACCAGGCAAATACTCTGTTGTGAAATAA
- the LOC100267491 gene encoding protein FAR1-RELATED SEQUENCE 5 has translation MENEVIEFDIGLGGGQVGGGDEDGVDIEHPVDDEEIVDTPPGGGLGSGEIYIPEGDLDLEPYEGMEFESEEAAKAFYNSYARRVGFSTRVSSSRRSRRDGAIIQRSFVCAKEGFRNLNEKRTKDREIKRPRTITRVGCKASLSVKIQDSGKWVVSGFTKEHNHELVPPDKVHCLRSHRQISGPAKTLIDTLQAAGMGPRRIMSALIKEYGGISKVGFTEVDCRNYMRNNRQRSLEGDIQLLLDYLRQMHAENPSFVYAVQGDDDQSPSNVFWADPKSRMNYTYFGDTVTFDTTYRSNRYRLPFAPFTGVNHHGQPVLFGCAFLINESEASFIWLFKTWLMAMSGRPPVSITTDHDAVIGLAISQVFPETRHRFCKWHIFKKCQEKLSHVFLRHPTFEADFHKCVNLTDSTEEFESCWLSLVDKYDLRDHEWLQTIHSARRQWVPVYLRDAFFAEMSITQRSDSMNSYFDGYVNASTNLSQFFKLYEKALESRNEKEVKADYDTMNTSPVLRTPSPMEKQASELYTRKLFVRFQEELVGTLTFMASKADDDGETTTYQVAKFGEDHKAYYVKFNVLEMRATCSCQMFEFSGLLCRHVLAVFRVTNVLTLPSHYILKRWTRNAKSSVILEERASDVLNSYLESHTVRYNTLRHEAFKFADEGAKSIDTYNVAMSSLQEAAKKVALAAKTEGRFDMVNGHFRGQSTSDGSRAYYTSGEHQGSLGQNLSEDDMDRKIRELTEELNCANGKCEVYRANLLSVLKDIDEHKQQLSVKVQNVKLSMKDSF, from the coding sequence ATGGAAAACGAAGTGATCGAATTCGATATTGGGTTGGGAGGAGGGCAAGTTGGTGGAGGAGATGAGGATGGTGTGGACATTGAGCATCCCGTTGACGACGAAGAAATTGTCGATACTCCTCCCGGCGGTGGCCTTGGCTCTGGTGAAATTTACATTCCCGAGGGTGACCTtgatcttgaaccttatgaggGCATGGAATTCGAGTCCGAAGAGGCTGCCAAGGCTTTCTACAATTCCTATGCTCGCCGTGTTGGCTTCAGTACCCGCGTCAGCTCGTCTCGTCGTTCCAGGCGCGACGGAGCTATCATTCAGAGGTCCTTTGTTTGTGCTAAAGAGGGGTTCCGGAATTTGAACGAGAAGCGCACCAAGGATAGGGAGATCAAGCGTCCCCGCACCATCACCAGAGTGGGTTGCAAAGCTTCGCTCTCCGTTAAGATACAAGATTCCGGGAAATGGGTTGTTTCTGGATTTACTAAGGAACACAATCACGAACTGGTTCCCCCCGATAAGGTGCATTGCCTCCGCTCTCATAGGCAAATCTCCGGCCCTGCTAAGACCTTGATCGACACCTTGCAGGCTGCTGGAATGGGTCCTCGTAGGATTATGTCTGCCCTAATCAAAGAGTATGGCGGAATTAGTAAAGTTGGGTTCACCGAGGTAGACTGTAGGAATTACATGAGAAATAATCGCCAGAGGAGCTTGGAAGGCGACATTCAGCTCCTTCTTGATTACTTGAGGCAAATGCATGCCGAAAACCCATCTTTTGTATATGCTGTGCAGGGCGATGACGATCAGTCCCCGAGCAATGTCTTCTGGGCTGACCCCAAGTCAAGGATGAACTACACTTACTTTGGTGACACAGTTACATTTGACACAACTTACAGGTCCAACAGGTACCGTCTGCCCTTTGCACCCTTCACTGGGGTAAACCATCATGGGCAGcctgttttgtttggttgcgcATTCCTAATAAATGAATCTGAAGCATCTTTCATTTGGCTATTTAAGACTTGGCTCATGGCAATGTCTGGTCGGCCCCCAGTGTCGATCACAACTGATCACGATGCAGTGATCGGTTTAGCCATCTCACAAGTTTTCCCAGAAACCCGGCACCGATTCTGCAAATGGCACATCTTTAAGAAATGTCAGGAGAAGTTGTCTCATGTGTTTCTTAGGCATCCAACTTTTGAAGCCGACTTTCATAAATGTGTGAACTTGACTGATTCAACTGAGGAGTTTGAGTCTTGCTGGTTGTCACTTGTTGATAAATATGATCTCAGGGATCATGAGTGGCTTCAAACGATACACTCTGCTCGCAGGCAGTGGGTCCCTGTATATCTGAGGGACGCATTTTTTGCAGAAATGTCTATAACCCAACGTAGTGATAGTATGAACTCATACTTCGATGGGTATGTGAATGCTTCAACCAATCTAAGTCAGTTTTTTAAGCTGTATGAGAAAGCTTTGGAGAGTCGCAATGAGAAAGAAGTGAAAGCAGATTATGATACAATGAACACTTCTCCGGTACTGAGGACCCCATCTCCAATGGAGAAACAAGCATCAGAGCTTTACACTAGAAAATTATTCGTGAGATTTCAAGAGGAGTTGGTTGGGACACTTACATTCATGGCCTCCAAAGCTGATGATGATGGGGAGACCACCACATATCAAGTAGCAAAATTTGGGGAGGATCATAAAGCTTACTATGTTAAATTCAATGTTTTGGAGATGAGAGCAACTTGTAGCTGTCAGATGTTTGAGTTTTCAGGTTTGCTTTGCAGACATGTATTGGCAGTCTTTAGAGTTACGAATGTTCTTACTCTTCCATctcattatattttaaaacgGTGGACAAGAAATGCCAAGAGCAGTGTTATATTGGAAGAACGTGCCAGTGATGTATTGAATAGTTATCTAGAGTCTCATACAGTTCGCTATAATACCCTACGCCATGAAGCATTTAAATTTGCTGATGAAGGGGCAAAGTCTATTGACACTTATAATGTGGCAATGAGTTCTCTACAAGAAGCTGCTAAAAAAGTTGCTCTTGCAGCAAAAACTGAGGGAAGATTTGACATGGTCAATGGGCATTTCAGGGGTCAGTCCACGAGTGATGGGAGTAGGGCATATTATACCAGTGGGGAACACCAAGGAAGCTTAGGCCAAAATTTGTCTGAG